In Hyperolius riggenbachi isolate aHypRig1 chromosome 10, aHypRig1.pri, whole genome shotgun sequence, a genomic segment contains:
- the LOC137537058 gene encoding histone H4 → MSGRGKGGKGLGKGGAKRHRKVLRDNIQGITKPAIRRLARRGGVKRISGLIYEETRGVLKVFLENVIRDAVTYTEHAKRKTVTAMDVVYALKRQGRTLYGFGG, encoded by the coding sequence ATGTCTGGCCGAGGAAAGGGCGGGAAGGGACTCGGGAAAGGAGGCGCCAAGCGGCACAGGAAGGTGCTCCGGGATAACATCCAGGGCATCACTAAGCCCGCCATCCGCCGCCTGGCCCGCAGAGGGGGTGTCAAGCGCATCTCCGGCCTCATCTATGAGGAGACCCGCGGAGTGCTGAAGGTTTTCCTGGAGAACGTCATCCGGGACGCCGTCACTTACACCGAGCACGCCAAGAGGAAGACGGTCACCGCCATGGATGTGGTGTACGCCCTCAAGCGCCAGGGGCGCACCCTCTACGGCTTCGGGGGCTAA